One Obesumbacterium proteus DNA window includes the following coding sequences:
- the sseB gene encoding enhanced serine sensitivity protein SseB, whose amino-acid sequence MSSHHHDHHHDTPEEQLEKSLEKAVKDPAYRTLFYRTLLDSTVYILAESGVQDKGELIIAPNGELNVQHWEMQDGLSTIPFFSSLKMLQQAVEDEEQPFMALPVRDLFAITKGAQLFLNPKCEYGKAFYAQEVAMLLQTGGMAQPMEQVVDGGSKILLGQPEEYPSAMVDALTTLFTQRKIVRNAYLAIFQDQAVDEKPNLLIGLEIDGTDEEIDLLIQETGSLASETAPEDEPVDLCLVTDEKGDAVSHYLKTHTQPFYQRRWGSWLRNSIPSSGTA is encoded by the coding sequence ATGAGTTCTCATCATCACGATCACCACCATGACACCCCAGAAGAGCAGCTCGAAAAAAGCTTGGAAAAAGCGGTAAAAGACCCTGCCTATCGCACACTGTTTTACCGCACGCTGCTGGATTCTACCGTTTATATTCTGGCTGAAAGCGGCGTTCAGGATAAAGGCGAGCTTATCATTGCGCCTAACGGTGAGCTGAATGTACAGCATTGGGAAATGCAGGACGGGCTCTCGACGATCCCGTTTTTCTCTTCGCTGAAGATGTTGCAGCAGGCGGTAGAAGACGAAGAACAACCGTTTATGGCGTTACCGGTTCGCGATCTGTTTGCAATAACCAAAGGCGCTCAGCTGTTTTTGAATCCAAAATGTGAATATGGCAAAGCTTTCTACGCGCAGGAAGTGGCGATGCTGCTGCAAACCGGCGGGATGGCGCAGCCGATGGAGCAGGTGGTTGATGGTGGAAGCAAAATTTTGCTTGGCCAGCCAGAAGAATATCCGTCTGCCATGGTAGATGCGTTAACCACGCTGTTTACCCAACGTAAGATCGTGCGCAATGCCTATTTGGCGATATTTCAGGATCAGGCGGTCGATGAAAAACCTAATTTGCTGATTGGGTTAGAAATTGATGGCACCGATGAGGAAATCGATTTACTCATTCAGGAAACCGGCAGCTTGGCGAGCGAAACAGCGCCAGAAGATGAGCCGGTAGACCTTTGCCTCGTCACCGATGAAAAAGGGGATGCGGTAAGTCATTATCTGAAAACCCATACCCAGCCGTTTTATCAGCGACGCTGGGGCAGTTGGCTACGCAACAGCATCCCTTCCAGCGGAACTGCCTAA
- the pepB gene encoding aminopeptidase PepB has protein sequence MSTEFMPVNLSHQPADARWGEKALLSSGSEGMVIHLNGNGELVAVQRAARKLDGQGIKQVHLAGEGWDLEKCWAFWQGYRGPKGSRQVQWPDLSESDRAELDRRLKIVDWVRDTINAPAEEVGPSQLAQRAVDLMCSVACDNVSYRITKGEDLREQGYMGLHTVGRGSERSPVLLALDYNPTGNPDAPVLACLVGKGITFDSGGYSMKQSAFMDSMKSDMGGAATVTGALALAVSRGLNQRVKLYLCCADNLVSGNAFKLGDIITYRNGKTVEIMNTDAEGRLVLADGLIDASEQNAAMIIDCATLTGAAKTALGNDYHALFSFDDALAADMLQSAEQENEAFWRLPLAEFHRSQLPSNFAELNNIAGAAYGAGASTAAAFLSYFVKEYRQGWLHIDCSATYRKSAVDQWAAGATGLGVRALANLLLEKAKA, from the coding sequence ATGTCGACCGAATTTATGCCTGTAAACCTATCCCATCAGCCAGCCGATGCACGCTGGGGCGAAAAAGCGTTGCTGAGTTCCGGCAGCGAAGGGATGGTTATTCATCTGAACGGTAACGGTGAGCTTGTTGCCGTTCAGCGCGCTGCGCGCAAGCTTGATGGACAAGGTATCAAGCAGGTTCATCTCGCGGGTGAAGGCTGGGACTTGGAAAAATGCTGGGCTTTTTGGCAGGGTTATCGTGGGCCAAAAGGATCGCGCCAAGTGCAGTGGCCTGATCTGAGCGAATCCGATCGCGCTGAATTAGATCGCCGCTTGAAGATCGTTGACTGGGTGCGTGACACGATCAATGCGCCAGCCGAAGAAGTGGGGCCATCCCAGCTGGCACAACGTGCGGTTGATCTGATGTGCAGCGTTGCCTGTGACAATGTGAGCTACCGTATCACCAAAGGTGAAGATCTGCGCGAGCAAGGCTACATGGGCTTGCACACGGTGGGTCGCGGCTCGGAACGTTCTCCAGTGCTGTTGGCTCTGGATTACAACCCAACTGGAAATCCTGACGCCCCTGTTCTAGCCTGCTTGGTGGGCAAAGGTATCACCTTTGACTCCGGCGGTTACAGCATGAAGCAAAGCGCCTTCATGGACTCCATGAAATCAGACATGGGTGGTGCGGCTACGGTCACCGGAGCGTTGGCGCTGGCGGTTTCTCGTGGTTTGAATCAGCGTGTAAAACTTTATCTTTGCTGCGCGGATAATCTGGTTAGCGGTAATGCATTCAAGCTGGGCGACATCATTACCTATCGTAACGGTAAAACCGTTGAGATTATGAATACCGATGCGGAAGGGCGTTTAGTTTTGGCTGATGGCCTGATTGATGCTTCCGAGCAGAATGCGGCGATGATCATTGACTGTGCAACGTTGACCGGCGCGGCTAAAACGGCGCTGGGTAATGATTACCATGCCCTGTTTAGCTTTGATGACGCCTTGGCTGCCGACATGCTGCAAAGCGCCGAGCAAGAGAATGAAGCTTTCTGGCGCTTGCCGCTGGCTGAATTCCACCGCAGCCAGCTGCCATCTAACTTTGCGGAACTCAATAACATTGCCGGTGCGGCATACGGCGCAGGCGCAAGCACCGCAGCGGCGTTCCTGTCTTATTTCGTTAAAGAATACCGTCAAGGCTGGCTGCATATTGACTGTTCTGCAACCTATCGCAAAAGTGCCGTCGATCAGTGGGCTGCGGGCGCAACAGGTTTAGGCGTGCGCGCGCTGGCTAATTTACTGCTGGAAAAAGCGAAAGCGTAA
- the iscX gene encoding Fe-S cluster assembly protein IscX, translating to MGLKWQDSREIGEALYDAFPDIDPKTVRFTDMHQWICDLEDFDDDPTKSNEKILEAILLVWLDEAE from the coding sequence ATGGGTCTTAAGTGGCAAGACAGCCGCGAGATTGGCGAAGCGCTGTATGATGCGTTTCCGGATATCGATCCTAAAACCGTGCGCTTCACCGATATGCATCAATGGATTTGCGATTTAGAAGATTTCGACGATGACCCTACAAAATCGAACGAAAAAATTCTGGAAGCTATCCTGCTAGTCTGGTTAGATGAAGCAGAGTAA
- the fdx gene encoding ISC system 2Fe-2S type ferredoxin, translating to MPKIVFLPNQEHCPEGAVLEAQEGETILDVALRNGIEIEHACEKSCACTTCHCIVREGFDSLDESSELEDDMLDKAWGLEPESRLSCQAKVADQDLVVEIPRYTVNHAREH from the coding sequence ATGCCAAAAATCGTATTTCTTCCTAATCAGGAGCACTGCCCTGAAGGCGCAGTTCTTGAAGCTCAGGAAGGCGAAACGATTCTCGACGTTGCTCTACGTAACGGAATCGAAATTGAACATGCCTGCGAAAAGTCTTGCGCATGCACAACCTGCCACTGCATCGTTCGCGAAGGTTTTGACTCGCTGGATGAAAGCAGCGAGCTGGAAGACGACATGCTGGATAAGGCGTGGGGCTTAGAGCCGGAAAGCCGTCTGAGCTGTCAGGCAAAAGTGGCGGATCAGGATCTGGTTGTTGAGATCCCGCGTTATACCGTTAACCACGCTCGCGAGCATTAA
- the hscA gene encoding Fe-S protein assembly chaperone HscA codes for MALLQISEPGLSAAPHQRRLAAGIDLGTTNSLVATVRSGQAETLADAQGRHLLPSVVHYLKDDIVVGYEARQQAAQDPVNTISSAKRLMGRSLADVQARYPHMPYQFEASENGLPMMITEGGSVNPIQVSAEILKALAERAKVTLEGELDGVVITVPAYFDDAQRQGTKDAARLAGLHVLRLLNEPTAAAIAYGLDSGQEGVIAVYDLGGGTFDISILRLSRGVFEVLATGGDSALGGDDFDHLLADFLREQSGYADRSDARIQRQFLDVAVEAKIALSDAEKVDVEVAGWKGCVTREQFDELIGSLVKRTLLSCRRALKDAGVTADEVIEVVMVGGSTRVPLVRELVGEFFGRVPLTSIDPDRVVAIGAAIQADILVGNKPDSEMLLLDVIPLSLGLETMGGLVEKVIPRNTTIPVARAQEFTTFKDGQNAMMIHVVQGERELVQDNRSLARFTLRGIPAVPAGGAHIRVTFQVDADGLLSVTAMEKSTGVQSSIQVKPSYGLSDDEIITMIKDSMANASGDISARMLAEQKVEAARVLESLTGALAEDSALLSESELSNIKQAVAALEQAAAGDVAGDIEAAIKVLDAQTQEFAARRMDASVRRALAGHSVDEV; via the coding sequence ATGGCTTTATTGCAAATTAGTGAGCCGGGGCTGAGTGCTGCTCCGCATCAACGCCGTTTAGCGGCGGGTATCGATTTAGGTACTACCAATTCATTGGTGGCGACCGTGCGCAGCGGCCAAGCAGAAACTCTGGCCGATGCGCAGGGCCGTCATTTGCTGCCTTCTGTCGTTCATTATCTGAAAGATGACATTGTGGTTGGCTACGAAGCTCGCCAACAGGCAGCGCAAGATCCGGTTAATACCATTAGCTCTGCTAAGCGTCTCATGGGACGCTCTTTGGCTGATGTTCAGGCGCGTTACCCGCATATGCCGTATCAGTTTGAAGCGAGCGAAAATGGCTTGCCGATGATGATCACGGAAGGGGGCTCGGTTAACCCTATTCAGGTGTCTGCCGAAATCTTAAAAGCGTTGGCTGAGCGCGCCAAAGTGACCTTAGAAGGCGAGCTTGATGGCGTGGTCATTACCGTTCCTGCCTATTTTGATGATGCTCAGCGCCAAGGAACCAAAGATGCTGCGCGTTTAGCCGGTCTACACGTGTTGCGTTTGCTCAATGAACCCACGGCGGCAGCGATTGCTTATGGCCTAGACTCCGGCCAAGAAGGCGTTATTGCGGTCTACGATTTGGGCGGCGGCACCTTCGATATTTCTATCCTGCGCCTAAGCCGTGGCGTATTTGAAGTGCTGGCAACCGGCGGCGATTCCGCGCTAGGCGGCGATGATTTCGATCACCTGTTAGCCGATTTCCTGCGCGAACAATCAGGTTATGCCGATCGCAGCGATGCGCGCATTCAACGCCAGTTCCTTGACGTGGCGGTTGAGGCCAAGATTGCACTCAGCGATGCTGAAAAAGTCGACGTTGAAGTTGCGGGGTGGAAAGGCTGTGTTACCCGTGAACAGTTTGATGAACTGATTGGTTCGTTGGTAAAACGTACTTTGCTGTCATGCCGCCGCGCGCTGAAAGATGCGGGCGTCACCGCTGATGAAGTGATTGAAGTGGTTATGGTTGGCGGTTCAACGCGCGTTCCGTTGGTTCGTGAGCTGGTTGGGGAATTCTTTGGCCGTGTGCCGTTGACCTCTATCGACCCCGATCGCGTGGTTGCGATTGGCGCAGCTATTCAAGCCGATATTCTGGTGGGTAATAAGCCCGACTCAGAAATGTTGCTGTTAGATGTGATCCCACTGTCTCTTGGTTTAGAAACCATGGGCGGTTTGGTTGAGAAGGTGATCCCGCGTAATACCACCATTCCAGTGGCGCGTGCGCAAGAATTTACCACTTTCAAAGATGGCCAAAATGCCATGATGATTCACGTGGTACAGGGCGAGCGTGAGCTGGTGCAAGACAACCGCTCTCTGGCGCGTTTCACACTGCGTGGTATCCCTGCAGTGCCTGCGGGTGGCGCACATATCCGTGTGACATTCCAAGTTGACGCGGATGGTCTGCTGAGCGTTACCGCGATGGAGAAATCCACCGGCGTTCAGTCGTCGATTCAGGTCAAGCCTTCATATGGTTTGAGCGATGACGAAATCATCACCATGATTAAAGACTCCATGGCTAATGCCAGTGGGGATATCAGTGCGCGTATGCTGGCAGAACAAAAAGTTGAAGCGGCACGCGTGCTTGAGAGCCTGACCGGTGCCTTAGCAGAAGATTCTGCGCTGTTAAGTGAGTCAGAGCTGAGCAACATTAAACAGGCTGTAGCTGCATTAGAACAGGCCGCTGCGGGTGATGTTGCCGGAGATATTGAAGCTGCGATTAAAGTGCTTGATGCACAAACGCAAGAATTTGCTGCGCGCCGGATGGATGCATCTGTTCGCCGAGCGCTGGCTGGTCATTCTGTGGATGAGGTTTAA
- the hscB gene encoding co-chaperone HscB has product MDYFTLFGLPVRYPVDGSLLASRYQELQRQFHPDRYASKPERERMQAIQQAATINDAYQTLKHPLKRAEYMLSLQGFDLGNEQHTMRDTSFLMEQLELREELDGIARHADPEEALMAFSARIAKMTKTRSAQMLSELDQQQWESAADTVRKLRFLDKLQQQVEQLEEKLLGL; this is encoded by the coding sequence ATGGATTACTTCACATTATTCGGGCTGCCGGTTCGCTACCCAGTGGACGGCAGCCTTCTTGCTTCACGCTATCAGGAATTGCAGCGTCAATTCCATCCCGATCGCTATGCGTCTAAACCTGAACGCGAGCGTATGCAGGCTATTCAACAAGCTGCAACCATCAATGATGCCTACCAAACGTTAAAACATCCCCTTAAACGCGCAGAGTATATGCTGTCATTACAAGGGTTTGACTTAGGCAATGAACAGCACACCATGCGCGATACGTCGTTCCTGATGGAACAACTTGAACTGCGTGAGGAGCTGGATGGTATTGCACGGCATGCTGATCCCGAAGAGGCACTCATGGCCTTTTCTGCGCGGATCGCTAAAATGACCAAAACGCGCAGTGCGCAAATGCTTTCCGAGCTGGATCAACAGCAGTGGGAATCAGCCGCAGACACCGTGCGCAAGCTACGTTTTCTCGACAAGCTACAGCAGCAAGTGGAACAACTCGAAGAAAAACTGCTGGGCCTATAA
- the iscA gene encoding iron-sulfur cluster assembly protein IscA: protein MSISMSDAAAQRVQTFLANRGKGYGLRLGVRTSGCSGMAYVLEFVDAPNEDDVVFEDKGVRVIVDGKSLAYLDGTQLDFVKEGLNEGFKFNNPNMTSECGCGESFNV, encoded by the coding sequence ATGTCTATTAGCATGAGCGACGCTGCCGCACAGCGCGTACAGACATTTTTGGCTAACCGCGGTAAAGGGTATGGCTTACGTCTGGGAGTGAGAACTTCTGGCTGTTCGGGAATGGCGTATGTACTGGAATTTGTTGATGCACCTAATGAAGATGACGTGGTGTTTGAAGACAAAGGCGTAAGAGTGATCGTTGATGGTAAAAGCCTGGCGTATCTTGACGGTACTCAGTTGGACTTCGTGAAAGAAGGCTTGAACGAAGGCTTCAAATTCAACAACCCAAATATGACCAGCGAGTGCGGCTGCGGCGAAAGCTTTAACGTCTGA
- the iscU gene encoding Fe-S cluster assembly scaffold IscU gives MAYSDKVIDHYENPRNVGSFDNEDPSIGSGMVGAPACGDVMKLQIKVNNEGIIEDARFKTYGCGSAIASSSLVTEWVKGKSLDQAQAIKNTDIAEELALPPVKIHCSILAEDAIKAAIADYKTKHSAK, from the coding sequence ATGGCTTACAGCGACAAAGTTATTGATCATTATGAAAATCCGCGCAACGTCGGTTCCTTCGACAACGAAGATCCGAGCATTGGTAGCGGCATGGTCGGTGCACCTGCGTGTGGCGACGTGATGAAGTTGCAGATTAAAGTCAACAATGAGGGTATCATTGAAGACGCCCGCTTTAAGACTTATGGCTGTGGTTCAGCAATCGCATCAAGTTCACTGGTTACCGAATGGGTAAAAGGCAAATCTTTGGATCAGGCTCAGGCTATCAAGAATACTGATATCGCTGAAGAACTGGCTCTGCCTCCGGTGAAGATTCACTGTTCGATTCTGGCTGAAGATGCCATTAAAGCGGCGATTGCTGATTATAAAACCAAGCATTCCGCTAAGTAA
- a CDS encoding IscS subfamily cysteine desulfurase, translating into MKLPIYLDYSATTPADPRVAEKMMQFLTLDGTFGNPASRSHRFGWQAEEAVDIARNNIAELVGADPREIVFTSGATESDNLAIKGAANFYQKKGKHIITSKTEHKAVLDTCRQLEREGFEVTYLAPQRNGIIDLKELEAAMREDTIVVSIMHVNNEIGVIQDIEAIGELCRSRGIIFHVDATQSVGKLPIDLSKLKVDLMSFSGHKIYGPKGIGALYVRRKPRVRIEAQMHGGGHERGMRSGTLPVHQIVGMGEAYRIAKEEMATEVPRLRALRDRLWDGLKDLEEVYLNGSLEHGAPNILNVSFNYVEGESLIMALKDLAVSSGSACTSASLEPSYVLRALGMNDELAHSSIRFSLGRFTTEEEIDYAIALVRKSIGRLRDLSPLWDMFKQGVDISTIEWAAH; encoded by the coding sequence ATGAAATTACCGATTTATCTAGACTATTCAGCCACTACGCCAGCCGATCCGCGCGTAGCTGAGAAGATGATGCAGTTTTTAACCTTGGACGGTACTTTCGGTAACCCGGCTTCGCGTTCCCACCGTTTCGGGTGGCAGGCGGAAGAAGCGGTAGATATCGCACGTAACAACATTGCTGAACTGGTCGGTGCCGATCCGCGTGAGATCGTCTTTACCTCCGGTGCAACCGAATCTGACAACCTGGCGATTAAAGGCGCTGCCAATTTCTATCAGAAAAAAGGCAAGCACATTATCACCAGCAAAACCGAACACAAAGCCGTGCTGGACACCTGCCGTCAGTTAGAACGTGAAGGCTTCGAAGTGACCTATCTGGCACCGCAGCGTAACGGTATTATCGATCTTAAAGAGCTGGAAGCAGCTATGCGTGAAGACACCATCGTGGTTTCTATCATGCATGTAAACAATGAAATCGGCGTGATTCAGGACATCGAAGCTATCGGTGAACTGTGCCGCAGCCGTGGCATCATCTTCCATGTTGATGCGACGCAAAGCGTTGGCAAGCTGCCGATCGATTTGAGCAAATTGAAAGTCGATTTGATGTCCTTCTCCGGCCACAAAATTTATGGCCCGAAAGGGATTGGTGCCCTGTACGTTCGCCGTAAACCACGCGTTCGTATCGAAGCACAGATGCACGGCGGTGGTCATGAACGTGGTATGCGTTCAGGCACGTTGCCTGTTCATCAGATCGTCGGTATGGGTGAAGCTTACCGTATCGCTAAAGAAGAAATGGCTACCGAAGTTCCACGTCTGCGCGCGCTGCGTGACCGTCTGTGGGATGGCCTGAAAGATCTTGAAGAAGTGTACCTCAACGGCTCTTTAGAGCACGGTGCACCGAATATCCTGAACGTAAGCTTTAATTACGTCGAAGGCGAATCGCTGATTATGGCTCTGAAAGATCTGGCCGTGTCTTCTGGTTCTGCCTGTACTTCTGCGAGTTTGGAGCCGTCATACGTGCTGCGTGCTTTGGGAATGAACGATGAGTTAGCACACAGCTCAATTCGTTTCTCATTGGGTCGCTTTACCACGGAAGAAGAGATCGACTACGCCATTGCTCTGGTTCGTAAGTCTATTGGCCGTCTGCGTGACCTGTCTCCGCTGTGGGATATGTTCAAGCAGGGCGTAGACATCAGCACCATTGAGTGGGCTGCTCATTAA
- the iscR gene encoding Fe-S cluster assembly transcriptional regulator IscR, with the protein MRLTSKGRYAVTAMLDVALHSQEGPVPLADISERQGISLSYLEQLFSRLRKNGLVSSVRGPGGGYLLGKDAAEIAVGTVITAVDESVDATRCQGKEGCQGGTRCLTHTLWRDLSERISGFLNNITLAELVNNQEVLDVADRQNSDTRRGANTNGRQDTINVNLRA; encoded by the coding sequence ATGAGACTGACATCCAAAGGCCGTTACGCTGTTACAGCCATGCTTGATGTGGCATTGCACTCCCAGGAAGGGCCAGTTCCACTGGCAGATATTTCCGAACGTCAGGGCATCTCGCTCTCTTATTTGGAACAATTATTTTCACGCCTGCGCAAAAATGGATTAGTTTCCAGCGTGCGTGGGCCAGGCGGTGGTTATTTGCTGGGTAAAGACGCAGCAGAAATCGCCGTCGGTACCGTGATCACTGCCGTTGATGAATCTGTTGATGCAACGCGCTGTCAGGGTAAAGAAGGTTGTCAGGGTGGAACCCGTTGTCTGACGCACACGCTATGGCGTGACCTGAGTGAGCGTATCAGCGGTTTTCTGAATAACATCACTCTGGCTGAATTGGTGAATAACCAAGAAGTGCTGGATGTTGCCGATCGCCAGAATTCCGATACGCGTCGTGGTGCCAATACTAACGGTCGTCAGGACACGATTAACGTGAATCTGCGCGCATAA
- the trmJ gene encoding tRNA (cytosine(32)/uridine(32)-2'-O)-methyltransferase TrmJ, with protein sequence MLDNIRIVLVETSHTGNMGSTARAMKTMGLTNLYLVNPLVKPDSQAIALSAGASDVIGNATIVDTFDEAIAGCSLVVGTSARSRSLPWPMLEPRECGQRSAMESEHAPVAIVFGRERVGLTNDELQKCHYHVAIPANPEYSSLNLAMAVQIIAYEIRVAHLDRIAAHQPVAEEEPYPLVDDLERFYAHLEETLHATGFIRPTHPGNIMSRLRRLFTRARPEAQELNILRGILASIEKQEHGKH encoded by the coding sequence ATGCTGGACAACATTCGTATTGTGCTGGTGGAGACTTCCCATACCGGAAACATGGGTTCGACTGCACGAGCTATGAAAACCATGGGGTTAACCAACCTCTATCTCGTCAATCCACTGGTAAAGCCAGATTCTCAGGCTATCGCCTTATCTGCGGGTGCCAGCGATGTGATTGGTAATGCCACTATCGTGGATACTTTCGATGAAGCTATTGCCGGTTGTAGCTTGGTTGTCGGAACGAGCGCTCGTTCGCGTTCACTGCCGTGGCCAATGCTCGAACCGCGTGAATGTGGCCAGCGCAGCGCGATGGAATCTGAGCATGCGCCAGTGGCGATTGTGTTTGGTCGTGAGCGCGTGGGCTTGACCAATGATGAGCTGCAAAAGTGTCATTATCATGTCGCCATCCCTGCTAACCCAGAATATAGCTCTCTGAATTTAGCCATGGCGGTGCAGATCATCGCGTATGAAATTCGCGTAGCGCATCTGGATCGTATTGCCGCTCATCAGCCGGTAGCAGAAGAAGAGCCATATCCGTTGGTCGACGATCTTGAACGTTTCTATGCTCATCTGGAAGAAACGCTGCATGCGACAGGCTTCATTCGCCCAACGCATCCAGGAAATATCATGAGCCGCCTGCGTCGATTGTTTACGCGAGCGCGTCCTGAAGCGCAAGAATTGAACATTTTGCGCGGTATTTTGGCTTCAATTGAGAAGCAAGAGCACGGAAAGCACTAA